From a single Solanum dulcamara chromosome 4, daSolDulc1.2, whole genome shotgun sequence genomic region:
- the LOC129886882 gene encoding uncharacterized protein LOC129886882 yields MDNVKMNLFCLSLLFMASLFCDTVAAEAKQGMSISAQKFEVQKHLNRLNKPAVNSIKSPDGDIIDCVHISHQPAFDHPLLKNHTVQMMPNYHPEELFRNGKMSTKAKNKNEGSKSINQLWHLNGKCPEGTIPIRRTKKDDILRAGTMKSYGRKTNISTIPKPESGRPGLVSQTGHQHAIAYVEGDKYYGAKATINVWEPNIQQPNEFSLSQIWLLAGSFDSDLNSIEAGWQVSPDLYGDNNARLFTYWTSDAYQATGCYNLLCSGFIQINNEIAMGATISPLSSYHGSQYDISILVWKDPKEGNWWMQFGNDYVLGYWPGSLFSYLTDSASMIEWGGEVVNSESDGLHTTTQMGSGHFPGEGFGKSSYFRNIQVVDDSNNLRVPQDLGTYTEDNNCYDIQLGKNNDWGNYFYFGGPGRNPNCP; encoded by the exons ATGGATAATGTGAAGATGAATTTGTTTTGCTTATCTTTGCTGTTTATGGCGTCACTGTTCTGTGATACTGTTGCTGCAGAAGCTAAACAGGGCATGTCTATTTCTGCACAAAAATTTGAGGTTCAAAAGCATTTGAATCGATTAAACAAACCTGCAGTCAACTCCATCAAG AGCCCAGATGGTGATATCATCGATTGTGTTCATATATCTCACCAACCAGCTTTTGATCATCCTTTACTTAAAAATCATACTGTACAG atgatGCCAAATTATCATCCAGAAGAGCTATTTCGTAATGGAAAAATGTCAACTAAAGCAAAGAACAAGAATGAAGGGTCAAAATCAATTAATCAACTATGGCATTTGAATGGGAAATGTCCAGAAGGAACAATTCCAAttagaagaacaaaaaaagatGATATTTTAAGAGCAGGTACTATGAAAAGCTATGGTAGGAAGACAAATATTTCTACCATTCCTAAACCAGAATCTGGTAGACCTGGCCTTGTCAGCCAAACTGGTCATCAG CATGCAATAGCTTATGTTGAAGGAGACAAGTATTATGGTGCAAAAGCAACCATAAATGTTTGGGAACCTAATATTCAGCAACCCAATGAGTTTAGTTTGTCTCAGATTTGGCTTCTTGCTGGTTCTTTTGATTCAGATCTTAATAGTATTGAAGCTGGATGGCAG GTTAGTCCAGATTTGTATGGAGATAACAATGCAAGACTTTTTACCTACTGGACT AGTGATGCTTATCAAGCCACAGGCTGCTACAACTTGCTATGCTCAGGGTTTATTCAAATCAATAATGAAATAGCAATGGGGGCCACCATTTCCCCTCTTTCCAGCTATCATGGTTCACAATATGATATAAGCATTCTTGTCTGGAAG GACCCAAAAGAGGGAAACTGGTGGATGCAATTTGGGAATGACTATGTACTGGGATATTGGCCAGGCTCTTTATTTTCATACTTAACAGACAGTGCTTCAATGATTGAATGGGGTGGGGAGGTGGTGAATTCAGAATCTGATGGTCTTCACACCACAACTCAAATGGGGAGTGGCCATTTCCCTGGTGAAGGCTTTGGGAAATCTAGCTATTTCAGGAATATACAG GTAGTTGATGATTCAAATAACTTGAGAGTTCCTCAAGACCTTGGGACTTACACTGAGGATAACAATTGCTATGATATTCAGCTAGGGAAGAATAATGACTGGGGGAACTACTTTTATTTTGGTGGACCTGGTAGAAATCCTAATTGTCCATGA
- the LOC129886883 gene encoding non-specific lipid-transfer protein 4.1-like, with translation MNSSIQAKAILVMIMALIVLLIAPASEGAITCGTVISSIKPCISYLQGTGGNPPKSCCAGCQSLASSATTAPDKQAACTCLKNASQKININSQLALNLPKSCGISLSFPFSPTVDCTKGGSGVTGIPPFACCAGISTLSQIANKTANREAVCRCVQSAIKNLRITDATAKALPRRCGIALPFTFSPYVKCIG, from the exons ATGAATTCCTCAATCCAAGCAAAAGCAATACTAGTAATGATCATGGCTCTAATTGTGTTACTAATTGCACCAGCTTCAGAAGGTGCTATCACTTGTGGCACAGTGATTAGCTCAATCAAGCCCTGCATCAGTTATTTACAAGGCACTGGTGGGAACCCACCAAAATCTTGCTGTGCTGGTTGTCAATCTCTTGCATCTTCTGCAACAACTGCACCAGATAAGCAGGCTGCATGCACTTGTCTAAAGAATGCATCTCAAAAGATCAACATTAATTCTCAATTAGCACTGAATCTTCCTAAGAGTTGTGGAATCTCCTTGTCCTTCCCTTTTTCACCCACTGTTGACTGCACCAA GGGAGGGAGTGGGGTGACTGGGATTCCTCCATTCGCATGTTGTGCTGGaatttcaactctttcacagaTAGCGAACAAAACAGCTAATAGGGAAGCGGTTTGTAGATGTGTTCAATCAGCAATCAAAAATCTGAGGATCACAGATGCAACAGCTAAAGCGCTTCCTCGTAGATGTGGAATCGCCTTGCCTTTCACTTTCTCTCCATATGTCAAGTGTATTG GATAA
- the LOC129886884 gene encoding beta-hexosaminidase 2 isoform X2 yields the protein MRGEKTFSSFLPLFLISISFFIFISQTTATNYYPINVWPKPTTFHWPNPKSIFISPNFTISHPYHRYLTPAVDRYRRLILSENHRPIVSPAINLTSLIPLQSLIISVSDVTSPLAHGVNESYSLSTSSDVSSSAYAYITAETVWGAMRGLETFSQLVYGNPTRVAAGVYIHDLPIFTHRGVMLDTSRNFYGVDHVLRLIKALSMNKLNVFHWHITDSHSFPLVIPSEPELAGKGAYGNEMMYSPADVQKIVEYGLERGVRVLPEIDMPGSWAEAYPEIVTCANMFWWPAGSSPALAAEPGTGQLNPLIPKTYEVVKNVIQDTIAMFPDSLFHGGADEINSACWNTDPSVQKFVASNGTLSQLLEKFINNTLPEIISLNRTVVYWEDVILSGNVKVNPSLLSPQNVIMQTWNGGPTNTKQLVTSGYRVIVSSADYYYLDCGHGSFVGNDSRYDQPPGTDQGNGGSWCGPFKTWETIYNYDITYGLTDDEAQLVIGGEVALWSEQADSTVMDSRIWPRASAMAETLWSGNRDETGMKRYAEATDRLNEWRYRMVSRGIGAEPIQPLWCLKNPGMCNTVHPFTS from the exons ATGAGAGGAGAGAAAACATTCTCCTCCTTTCTTCCACTATTCCTTATCTCCATTTCATTCTTTATCTTCATTTCTCAAACAACAGCTACAAATTATTACCCAATTAATGTCTGGCCCAAGCCCACAACATTCCATTGGCCCAACCCAAAATCCATCTTCATCTCCCCAAACTTCACCATCTCCCACCCATACCACCGTTACCTCACTCCCGCCGTTGACCGTTACCGCCGACTCATCCTCTCCGAGAACCACCGTCCCATCGTCTCTCCGGCGATCAACCTGACTTCATTAATTCCGTTACAAAGCCTCATTATCTCCGTCTCCGATGTCACTTCACCGCTCGCTCACGGAGTCAACGAATCCTACTCTCTCTCCACGTCTTCCGACGTCTCCTCCTCCGCCTACGCCTACATCACTGCGGAGACCGTATGGGGAGCTATGCGAGGGCTGGAGACATTCTCACAACTCGTGTACGGAAACCCTACCAGAGTCGCGGCCGGCGTGTACATACACGATCTGCCGATTTTCACACACCGAGGTGTGATGTTGGACACTTCGAGAAACTTCTACGGAGTCGATCACGTGTTAAGGCTTattaaagctctgagtatgaacAAATTGAACGTTTTCCACTGGCACATAACTGATTCACATTCATTTCCGCTTGTGATTCCATCGGAGCCGGAGCTCGCTGGAAAAGGAGCGTACGGCAATGAGATGATGTACTCGCCGGCGGACGTGCAGAAGATCGTGGAATATGGCCTGGAGCGTGGAGTTAGGGTTTTACCTGAAATTGACATGCCTG GATCTTGGGCTGAAGCTTACCCTGAGATAGTCACTTGTGCAAATATGTTCTGGTGGCCCGCTGGAAGTAGTCCAGCTCTTGCAGCTGAACCAGGAACTGGTCAACTGAACCCCTTGATTCCCAAGACCTATGAAGTAGTCAAGAATGTCATTCAGGACACTATCGCGATGTTTCCAGATTCACTCTTTCACGGGGGAGCAGATGAGATCAATTCAGCCTGTTGGAATACTGATCCATCAGTCCAAAAGTTTGTTGCTAGCAATGGAACTCTCAGTCAGCTACTCGAGAAGTTTATCAATAATACTTTACCTGAAATCATCTCACTCAACCGTACGGTGGTCTACTGGGAGGATGTTATATTGAGTGGTAATGTGAAAGTGAATCCATCTCTGCTTTCTCCACAGAATGTTATTATGCAAACTTGGAATGGTGGCCCAACGAATACAAAGCAGCTTGTCACTTCTGGCTACCGTGTCATTGTGTCATCTGCAGATTACTATTACTTGGATTGTGGCCATGGAAGCTTCGTTGGGAATGACAGCCGCTATGATCAGCCACCAGGTACTGACCAAGGCAATGGTGGATCCTGGTGTGGGCCTTTCAAGACCTGGGAAACCATTTACAACTATGATATAACCTATGGCCTGACTGATGACGAGGCTCAATTGGTAATTGGAGGGGAAGTAGCATTATGGTCTGAACAAGCTGATTCAACTGTTATGGACTCAAGAATTTGGCCAAGAGCATCAGCAATGGCAGAAACCTTGTGGTCAGGGAATCGCGATGAAACAGGAATGAAGAGATACGCAGAGGCTACTGATCGATTGAATGAATGGAGGTACAGAATGGTTTCTAGGGGAATAGGTGCTGAACCGATTCAACCACTTTGGTGTCTCAAAAATCCAGGCATGTGTAACACAGTTCATCCATTTACTAGCTGA
- the LOC129886884 gene encoding beta-hexosaminidase 2 isoform X1, with product MRGEKTFSSFLPLFLISISFFIFISQTTATNYYPINVWPKPTTFHWPNPKSIFISPNFTISHPYHRYLTPAVDRYRRLILSENHRPIVSPAINLTSLIPLQSLIISVSDVTSPLAHGVNESYSLSTSSDVSSSAYAYITAETVWGAMRGLETFSQLVYGNPTRVAAGVYIHDLPIFTHRGVMLDTSRNFYGVDHVLRLIKALSMNKLNVFHWHITDSHSFPLVIPSEPELAGKGAYGNEMMYSPADVQKIVEYGLERGVRVLPEIDMPAHTGSWAEAYPEIVTCANMFWWPAGSSPALAAEPGTGQLNPLIPKTYEVVKNVIQDTIAMFPDSLFHGGADEINSACWNTDPSVQKFVASNGTLSQLLEKFINNTLPEIISLNRTVVYWEDVILSGNVKVNPSLLSPQNVIMQTWNGGPTNTKQLVTSGYRVIVSSADYYYLDCGHGSFVGNDSRYDQPPGTDQGNGGSWCGPFKTWETIYNYDITYGLTDDEAQLVIGGEVALWSEQADSTVMDSRIWPRASAMAETLWSGNRDETGMKRYAEATDRLNEWRYRMVSRGIGAEPIQPLWCLKNPGMCNTVHPFTS from the exons ATGAGAGGAGAGAAAACATTCTCCTCCTTTCTTCCACTATTCCTTATCTCCATTTCATTCTTTATCTTCATTTCTCAAACAACAGCTACAAATTATTACCCAATTAATGTCTGGCCCAAGCCCACAACATTCCATTGGCCCAACCCAAAATCCATCTTCATCTCCCCAAACTTCACCATCTCCCACCCATACCACCGTTACCTCACTCCCGCCGTTGACCGTTACCGCCGACTCATCCTCTCCGAGAACCACCGTCCCATCGTCTCTCCGGCGATCAACCTGACTTCATTAATTCCGTTACAAAGCCTCATTATCTCCGTCTCCGATGTCACTTCACCGCTCGCTCACGGAGTCAACGAATCCTACTCTCTCTCCACGTCTTCCGACGTCTCCTCCTCCGCCTACGCCTACATCACTGCGGAGACCGTATGGGGAGCTATGCGAGGGCTGGAGACATTCTCACAACTCGTGTACGGAAACCCTACCAGAGTCGCGGCCGGCGTGTACATACACGATCTGCCGATTTTCACACACCGAGGTGTGATGTTGGACACTTCGAGAAACTTCTACGGAGTCGATCACGTGTTAAGGCTTattaaagctctgagtatgaacAAATTGAACGTTTTCCACTGGCACATAACTGATTCACATTCATTTCCGCTTGTGATTCCATCGGAGCCGGAGCTCGCTGGAAAAGGAGCGTACGGCAATGAGATGATGTACTCGCCGGCGGACGTGCAGAAGATCGTGGAATATGGCCTGGAGCGTGGAGTTAGGGTTTTACCTGAAATTGACATGCCTG CACATACAGGATCTTGGGCTGAAGCTTACCCTGAGATAGTCACTTGTGCAAATATGTTCTGGTGGCCCGCTGGAAGTAGTCCAGCTCTTGCAGCTGAACCAGGAACTGGTCAACTGAACCCCTTGATTCCCAAGACCTATGAAGTAGTCAAGAATGTCATTCAGGACACTATCGCGATGTTTCCAGATTCACTCTTTCACGGGGGAGCAGATGAGATCAATTCAGCCTGTTGGAATACTGATCCATCAGTCCAAAAGTTTGTTGCTAGCAATGGAACTCTCAGTCAGCTACTCGAGAAGTTTATCAATAATACTTTACCTGAAATCATCTCACTCAACCGTACGGTGGTCTACTGGGAGGATGTTATATTGAGTGGTAATGTGAAAGTGAATCCATCTCTGCTTTCTCCACAGAATGTTATTATGCAAACTTGGAATGGTGGCCCAACGAATACAAAGCAGCTTGTCACTTCTGGCTACCGTGTCATTGTGTCATCTGCAGATTACTATTACTTGGATTGTGGCCATGGAAGCTTCGTTGGGAATGACAGCCGCTATGATCAGCCACCAGGTACTGACCAAGGCAATGGTGGATCCTGGTGTGGGCCTTTCAAGACCTGGGAAACCATTTACAACTATGATATAACCTATGGCCTGACTGATGACGAGGCTCAATTGGTAATTGGAGGGGAAGTAGCATTATGGTCTGAACAAGCTGATTCAACTGTTATGGACTCAAGAATTTGGCCAAGAGCATCAGCAATGGCAGAAACCTTGTGGTCAGGGAATCGCGATGAAACAGGAATGAAGAGATACGCAGAGGCTACTGATCGATTGAATGAATGGAGGTACAGAATGGTTTCTAGGGGAATAGGTGCTGAACCGATTCAACCACTTTGGTGTCTCAAAAATCCAGGCATGTGTAACACAGTTCATCCATTTACTAGCTGA